In a single window of the Methanoculleus thermophilus genome:
- a CDS encoding KEOPS complex subunit Pcc1 yields the protein MNHHTAVFAFTTEDARALYLSVCQEMGDVGDRSSVHVRLEGTDRLILEVTASDIPALRAALNTWLRLITIAIEMREIVAPQE from the coding sequence GTGAACCATCATACGGCCGTTTTTGCGTTCACGACCGAGGATGCCCGTGCCCTCTACCTCTCCGTCTGTCAGGAGATGGGCGACGTGGGAGACCGCTCGTCCGTCCACGTACGGCTTGAGGGCACCGATAGACTCATCCTTGAGGTGACTGCAAGCGATATACCTGCCCTCCGGGCGGCCCTGAATACCTGGCTTCGGCTGATCACTATAGCGATCGAGATGAGGGAGATCGTCGCCCCTCAAGAGTGA
- a CDS encoding RNase P subunit p30 family protein: MKITDASVCPYPAGDSTIGRMALEAAELGFDSIVAVGNVRDRFNGLEVLRGAVINAASQKEVLKQVREPAVRQADVVFVNAGEIAFNRAIVSVKEVNVIRNIHTTRKNAFDHVAARTAAERGVAVNISIAPIIQLRGAKRQMALQRYADVLLLQRRYGFPLTISSDAHSILEQRSVREIRGLCALFGMTGSEVSEALSSVGRIIEPKAPVRVVE; the protein is encoded by the coding sequence ATGAAGATCACAGACGCCAGTGTATGTCCCTATCCTGCCGGCGACTCGACCATCGGCCGCATGGCGCTCGAAGCGGCGGAGCTCGGGTTCGATAGCATCGTTGCCGTCGGGAATGTCAGAGACCGATTCAACGGACTGGAGGTTCTCCGGGGGGCCGTGATCAATGCCGCCTCTCAAAAAGAGGTTCTCAAGCAGGTCCGTGAGCCCGCTGTCCGGCAGGCAGACGTGGTCTTCGTCAACGCAGGGGAGATCGCCTTTAACCGGGCCATAGTCTCGGTCAAGGAAGTGAACGTCATCAGAAACATCCACACTACCCGGAAGAACGCCTTCGACCATGTTGCCGCACGGACGGCAGCAGAGCGGGGTGTTGCGGTGAATATCTCGATTGCTCCCATCATCCAGCTTCGCGGGGCAAAGCGCCAGATGGCGCTGCAGCGGTATGCAGACGTTCTCCTGCTGCAGCGCCGCTATGGCTTTCCGCTGACGATATCATCCGATGCACACTCGATCCTTGAGCAGCGGTCGGTCCGGGAGATCCGGGGTCTCTGTGCCCTTTTCGGAATGACCGGGTCGGAAGTGAGCGAGGCCCTCTCCTCCGTCGGCCGGATCATTGAACCGAAAGCGCCCGTGCGGGTGGTTGAATGA
- a CDS encoding PUA domain-containing protein gives MVSTEYSKDSSLRRIRTIADFQFGAGAGVAIFPDESTFQYSTTGRIRQVRLGKERLATVRAQDGRLTLGFAGAARLCAHLAPPAYRVTVQEDVAPFIADGKNAMAKHVVAADEGIRAGDEVLVVTGDDVLLATGTALLSGREMLAFNYGVAVKVRQGRGTECFQAR, from the coding sequence ATGGTGTCAACCGAATACTCAAAAGACAGTTCGCTTCGGCGGATCCGGACGATAGCTGATTTCCAATTTGGCGCCGGAGCCGGAGTTGCGATATTTCCCGACGAGTCCACCTTCCAGTACTCGACGACGGGACGCATCCGTCAGGTGCGGCTCGGGAAGGAGAGGCTTGCAACCGTTAGAGCTCAAGACGGCCGCCTGACCCTCGGGTTCGCCGGGGCGGCGCGTCTTTGCGCCCATCTTGCCCCCCCGGCCTACCGGGTGACGGTGCAGGAGGACGTAGCCCCGTTCATTGCGGACGGGAAGAACGCGATGGCAAAGCACGTCGTCGCCGCCGACGAGGGTATCCGCGCCGGCGATGAGGTGCTGGTGGTGACCGGCGACGACGTGCTCCTCGCCACAGGAACAGCCCTGCTCTCCGGCCGGGAGATGCTGGCATTTAATTATGGTGTAGCGGTAAAAGTACGACAGGGGAGAGGAACAGAATGTTTCCAGGCAAGATAA
- a CDS encoding single-stranded-DNA-specific exonuclease RecJ — protein sequence MGLDSDVRRAADLISDADSVTIISHIDADGISTEAILSQVLTREGMPVESVFVRQLEPMAMRHVPKDGSLKLFTDLGAGQQGLLEEHGLSADEVLILDHHVSQPCETPYPQVNCLDHGITRMSTAGLAYLVAKAIDPTGTDLAKLAVIGNVGDMMAREHCGLVGPAREIVQDGVEYGNIIVHERDLNCYGTSTRPIHVCLAYCDDPYIDGITNNTNAALRFLDRLGIPLKNSRGGWLVWEELPFEDKRKIISALAQQLIAHGRETDRLLAETYIFPDEPERTPLRNASEYATLLNACGRWAKPRVGSCICHGDRGDAYREAEHMLAHHRTIIRDLLQYILENGVTELSHLQYIHTGDRFPDTIVGIGAGMALSKLNWKKPMMVLAAMVDEPEVTKVSMRTNEWALGQGVDLAQALVEASAAVGGAGGGHKIAAGAFIPRDTEEEFVDGVNRILKRQFASADPDDS from the coding sequence ATGGGCCTCGATAGCGACGTGCGGAGAGCGGCGGATCTGATCTCTGATGCGGACTCCGTAACGATCATCTCCCACATCGATGCCGACGGCATCAGTACAGAGGCAATCCTCTCGCAGGTGCTCACCCGCGAGGGCATGCCGGTCGAGTCGGTCTTCGTCCGCCAGCTTGAACCGATGGCAATGCGCCACGTCCCAAAGGATGGGTCCCTGAAACTCTTCACCGATCTTGGGGCAGGGCAGCAAGGCCTCCTTGAGGAGCACGGTCTTTCTGCCGACGAAGTCCTGATCCTCGACCACCACGTCAGCCAGCCCTGCGAGACGCCCTACCCCCAGGTGAACTGCCTTGACCACGGTATCACCAGGATGAGCACCGCAGGGCTCGCTTACCTGGTCGCAAAGGCGATCGACCCGACAGGCACAGATCTTGCAAAACTCGCCGTCATCGGAAACGTCGGGGATATGATGGCGAGAGAGCATTGCGGGCTCGTCGGGCCGGCCCGCGAGATCGTCCAGGACGGCGTGGAGTACGGCAACATCATCGTGCACGAACGGGACTTAAACTGCTACGGGACGTCCACCCGCCCCATTCATGTCTGTCTCGCGTACTGTGACGACCCCTACATCGACGGGATCACAAACAACACCAACGCAGCGCTCCGATTCCTCGATCGTCTCGGCATTCCGCTGAAGAACTCCCGGGGCGGCTGGCTTGTCTGGGAGGAACTCCCGTTCGAGGATAAGCGCAAGATAATCAGCGCCCTTGCCCAGCAGCTCATCGCACACGGAAGAGAGACCGACCGCCTGCTCGCCGAGACCTACATCTTCCCCGACGAGCCGGAGCGCACGCCGCTCCGGAACGCCTCCGAGTACGCCACCCTGCTCAACGCCTGCGGCCGATGGGCAAAGCCCCGGGTCGGGAGCTGCATCTGCCACGGGGATCGCGGCGACGCTTACCGCGAGGCTGAACACATGCTCGCCCACCACCGGACGATCATCCGCGACCTGCTCCAGTACATTCTTGAGAACGGGGTGACTGAACTCTCGCACCTCCAGTACATCCATACCGGCGACCGGTTCCCCGACACCATCGTCGGGATCGGGGCGGGGATGGCGCTCTCCAAGCTGAACTGGAAAAAACCCATGATGGTGCTCGCCGCGATGGTGGACGAACCGGAGGTCACGAAGGTCTCGATGCGGACGAACGAATGGGCGCTCGGTCAGGGGGTCGACCTCGCCCAGGCGCTCGTCGAGGCGTCGGCGGCGGTGGGCGGCGCCGGTGGCGGGCACAAGATCGCGGCCGGGGCGTTCATCCCCCGGGATACAGAGGAGGAGTTTGTTGATGGTGTCAACCGAATACTCAAAAGACAGTTCGCTTCGGCGGATCCGGACGATAGCTGA
- a CDS encoding DNA-directed RNA polymerase subunit P: MAAYKCARCKQKVEIDINIRCPYCGYRILFKERGAAIKDLKAR, encoded by the coding sequence GTGGCTGCCTATAAGTGCGCTCGATGCAAACAGAAAGTAGAGATCGATATCAATATTCGCTGTCCCTACTGTGGATACCGTATCCTTTTCAAAGAGCGCGGCGCAGCAATAAAAGATCTGAAGGCTCGATGA
- a CDS encoding 50S ribosomal protein L37ae yields MANRKQSAKGRVVGSSGRFGPRYGRFIRKRVTQIEQISNARHVCPRCDRETVQREGTGIWLCRKCGFKFAGGSYAPETPAMRVAARSIERSLQKEG; encoded by the coding sequence ATGGCAAACCGCAAACAGAGTGCCAAGGGCAGGGTAGTCGGAAGTTCCGGGCGTTTTGGCCCGCGGTATGGCCGGTTTATCCGGAAGAGAGTGACCCAGATCGAGCAGATCTCAAATGCGCGCCACGTCTGTCCCCGCTGTGACCGGGAAACGGTCCAGCGTGAGGGAACAGGGATCTGGCTGTGCCGCAAGTGCGGGTTTAAGTTTGCCGGCGGCAGTTACGCTCCCGAGACTCCCGCGATGCGTGTTGCCGCGCGGAGCATTGAGCGTTCGCTGCAGAAGGAGGGCTAA
- a CDS encoding Rpp14/Pop5 family protein: MKPRPPAMRTKWRYILARIVPSRVAADSKQVYLSVIEAATTLLGDVTVGLAQPAVVFCDGGYVMIRCRRGTESDIATALTTVTMIADERVALRTVATSGTIRALRRRIKPIQLLSEPGEAKVGETYFMVYRYPRQKVDLVEKGIKHQKSLFFTEADLEER; the protein is encoded by the coding sequence ATGAAACCGAGACCGCCGGCGATGCGGACGAAGTGGCGTTATATCCTTGCACGGATCGTTCCGTCTCGGGTGGCAGCGGACTCAAAGCAGGTCTACCTCTCGGTCATCGAGGCGGCGACAACCCTTCTTGGGGACGTAACTGTCGGTCTTGCACAACCGGCGGTGGTCTTCTGTGATGGGGGATACGTTATGATCCGATGCCGGCGGGGAACCGAGAGCGATATCGCTACGGCCCTTACAACGGTCACCATGATCGCCGATGAGAGAGTAGCACTCCGCACGGTCGCCACATCCGGGACCATTCGTGCATTGCGGCGCCGGATAAAACCTATCCAACTCCTCTCGGAGCCCGGGGAAGCAAAGGTCGGGGAAACGTATTTCATGGTATACCGCTACCCCCGTCAAAAGGTTGATTTGGTCGAAAAGGGTATTAAACATCAGAAGTCATTGTTTTTCACCGAAGCCGATTTGGAGGAACGATAA
- a CDS encoding prefoldin subunit beta, translated as MENIPPKVQNQLAMLQQMQQQLQAVISQKAQYELTIREARRAVEDLADVPEDAAVFMNVGSVMMQKSREQVLSSLNERIETLELRVKSLEKQEKALQGRFEQLSSQIRGALEGKQQPSGPA; from the coding sequence ATGGAAAATATCCCACCTAAGGTACAGAACCAGCTGGCAATGCTCCAGCAGATGCAGCAGCAGCTGCAGGCTGTGATCTCACAGAAAGCACAGTATGAACTGACGATCCGCGAAGCCCGGCGGGCGGTCGAGGATCTTGCCGATGTTCCCGAGGATGCGGCAGTATTTATGAACGTCGGCAGCGTCATGATGCAGAAGAGCCGGGAGCAGGTGCTCTCCTCCTTGAATGAACGCATCGAGACGCTCGAACTTCGGGTTAAGTCGCTTGAAAAACAGGAGAAGGCTCTTCAGGGCAGGTTTGAGCAGTTATCCTCACAGATCAGGGGAGCACTCGAAGGGAAGCAGCAGCCTTCCGGTCCTGCCTGA
- a CDS encoding 50S ribosomal protein L15e, with product MAKSMYAYVRDAWKQPDRSEVKGLLWERLQRWRREGSVVRVEHPTRIDRARSLGYKAKQGVIVVRVKVRRGGRRKSRYVRGRRTARMGMRRMTPAKSLQRMAEERASRKFPNMEVLNSYWVGQDGRAKWFEVILVDGHHPSIKSDRNLAWIADPVHRGRAERGKTSAGMKGRGMRKRGRGTEKTRPSIRSHANRGK from the coding sequence ATGGCAAAGTCAATGTATGCCTACGTTCGGGATGCTTGGAAGCAGCCTGATAGGTCCGAAGTGAAAGGCCTCCTCTGGGAGCGCCTCCAGAGATGGCGGCGCGAGGGGAGCGTCGTGCGCGTGGAGCACCCGACCCGGATCGACCGGGCCCGGTCGCTCGGCTACAAGGCTAAGCAGGGTGTCATCGTCGTGCGGGTCAAGGTCCGCCGTGGCGGCCGGAGGAAGTCGCGGTACGTCCGCGGTCGCAGGACTGCACGCATGGGTATGCGCCGGATGACCCCGGCAAAGAGCCTGCAGCGCATGGCCGAGGAGCGTGCATCCCGCAAGTTCCCGAACATGGAAGTCCTGAACTCCTACTGGGTTGGGCAAGACGGACGGGCAAAGTGGTTTGAAGTGATCCTGGTCGACGGTCACCACCCGTCAATCAAGAGCGACCGCAACCTCGCATGGATAGCCGACCCCGTTCACCGCGGACGGGCGGAGCGCGGCAAGACCTCTGCCGGCATGAAGGGGCGCGGAATGCGGAAGCGTGGTCGTGGAACCGAGAAGACCCGTCCAAGCATCCGTTCCCACGCGAACCGCGGGAAATAA
- the moaC gene encoding cyclic pyranopterin monophosphate synthase MoaC — translation MNESGKQSEKPIFTHIANDRAQMVDISGKSEVPREAIASGRIYLRSETLRAIREGTVVKGNVLATARVAATLAVKDTPRIIPMCHPIPLAGITIDFTEGDGYIEATARVKSYGRTGVEMEALTGVSVALLTVWDMVKSAEKDENGQYPVTRIDAIRVVEKRKGV, via the coding sequence ATGAACGAGTCCGGCAAACAGAGCGAAAAGCCGATATTCACGCATATCGCGAACGATCGCGCGCAGATGGTGGATATCTCGGGAAAGTCCGAGGTTCCCCGGGAAGCGATCGCGAGCGGAAGGATTTACCTGCGGAGCGAGACACTCCGGGCCATCCGGGAGGGAACCGTGGTCAAGGGCAACGTGCTTGCGACCGCACGGGTGGCGGCCACCCTCGCGGTGAAGGATACCCCGCGTATCATCCCCATGTGCCACCCCATACCGCTCGCCGGGATCACCATCGACTTTACGGAGGGCGACGGTTACATCGAGGCGACCGCCCGCGTTAAGTCCTACGGGAGGACGGGCGTCGAGATGGAGGCCCTCACCGGAGTCTCGGTCGCTCTTCTCACCGTCTGGGATATGGTCAAATCCGCGGAGAAAGACGAGAACGGGCAGTACCCGGTCACCCGGATCGATGCCATCCGCGTTGTTGAGAAGCGCAAAGGGGTCTAG
- a CDS encoding Brix domain-containing protein — MTIVTTSRKPLPEVRTLSRDLAFAIGGEYVTRGKAGMGDLFSLDDRVLIVSRSGPLFIIQIFSNEELVGEIAIRSFTVTERPGAIARGLFVSNRSVFETLKDHVNVVFAAEVLPGNRIVFDGTQRKRYTLEVAS; from the coding sequence ATGACGATCGTCACGACGTCACGCAAGCCCCTCCCTGAGGTGCGCACCCTCTCCAGGGATCTGGCGTTCGCGATCGGTGGGGAGTATGTCACCCGTGGCAAGGCGGGTATGGGTGACCTCTTCTCCCTTGACGATCGGGTTTTGATCGTCTCTCGATCGGGCCCCCTTTTTATCATCCAGATCTTCTCGAACGAAGAATTGGTCGGAGAGATTGCCATCCGGTCATTCACCGTCACGGAGCGGCCGGGTGCGATTGCCCGCGGGCTCTTTGTCTCGAACCGATCCGTGTTCGAGACCCTCAAGGACCACGTCAACGTTGTATTCGCTGCCGAGGTCCTTCCCGGAAACAGGATTGTCTTTGATGGTACGCAGCGGAAGCGCTACACGCTGGAGGTGGCCTCGTGA
- a CDS encoding ribosome assembly factor SBDS produces the protein MIPLDQAVVARLESYGERFEVLVDPDQAMRIRQGENVDLEDVIAADSIFSNAAHAERASDEALQKVFKTTEFEQIALRIIQKGEIHLTAEQRRQLIADKRNRIITFISRNAVNPQTGYPHPPQRIELAMEEARVNIDPFKGVEEQVKEVVKALRPILPIRFEELRIAVKIPADYAARAYGELQSAATIEQNEWQKDGSWIAVARIPAGIQGEFYDLINKISKGCAESRILERIS, from the coding sequence ATGATACCCCTGGACCAGGCAGTTGTAGCGCGGCTTGAGAGCTACGGTGAGCGATTCGAGGTGCTTGTCGACCCTGACCAGGCCATGCGTATCCGGCAGGGAGAGAATGTTGATCTGGAGGATGTAATAGCAGCGGACTCCATCTTCTCAAACGCCGCCCATGCTGAACGCGCTTCTGATGAGGCTCTCCAGAAGGTCTTCAAGACGACCGAGTTTGAGCAGATTGCGCTCCGGATCATTCAGAAAGGCGAGATTCATCTCACCGCCGAGCAGCGCCGTCAACTCATTGCAGATAAACGCAACAGGATCATTACGTTCATATCGCGGAACGCCGTCAACCCGCAGACCGGCTACCCCCACCCCCCGCAGCGGATTGAACTTGCCATGGAGGAGGCGAGGGTGAACATCGACCCCTTCAAAGGGGTTGAAGAGCAGGTCAAGGAAGTGGTCAAGGCACTCCGCCCCATTCTCCCCATCCGATTTGAGGAACTCCGCATCGCAGTAAAGATCCCGGCGGATTATGCAGCGAGAGCCTATGGTGAACTCCAGAGTGCAGCGACCATCGAGCAGAACGAGTGGCAGAAGGATGGTTCCTGGATTGCTGTCGCGAGGATTCCGGCAGGCATTCAGGGGGAGTTCTACGACCTTATAAACAAGATCTCAAAGGGCTGCGCGGAGAGCCGGATTCTCGAGCGCATCTCGTGA
- the psmA gene encoding archaeal proteasome endopeptidase complex subunit alpha, protein MQPQYQMGYDRAITVFSPDGRLYQVEYAREAVKRGTTAVGIKCSEGVVLIVDKRVTSRLLEPVSIEKIFKIDAHIGVASSGLVGDARSLVDRARVEAQINRVSYNEPIDVEILAKKLCDHMQTYTQFGGARPYGTALLIAGISDGEARLFETDPSGTLLEYKATGIGTGRPAVMKVFEDEYQEDADFAGAIKLGIKALHAATEGKLDVSAIEIGVVSIATRMFRRMEKEEVKRYVDQFEE, encoded by the coding sequence ATGCAACCACAATATCAGATGGGATACGACCGGGCGATCACGGTCTTCAGCCCGGACGGAAGGCTCTATCAGGTTGAGTATGCAAGAGAAGCGGTGAAACGGGGCACAACGGCCGTCGGGATCAAGTGCAGCGAAGGTGTTGTGCTGATCGTCGACAAGAGGGTTACGTCCCGTCTCCTCGAGCCGGTATCCATCGAGAAGATCTTCAAGATCGATGCGCATATCGGCGTGGCATCCTCCGGCCTCGTCGGTGATGCGCGTTCTCTTGTGGACAGAGCGCGGGTTGAGGCCCAGATCAACCGGGTCTCCTATAACGAGCCGATTGACGTTGAGATTCTTGCAAAGAAACTCTGCGACCACATGCAGACCTACACCCAGTTTGGCGGTGCACGCCCCTACGGGACTGCTCTCCTGATTGCAGGGATCAGCGACGGAGAGGCACGGCTGTTTGAGACCGACCCGAGCGGCACGCTCCTCGAGTACAAGGCGACCGGGATAGGTACGGGCCGCCCGGCGGTCATGAAGGTCTTTGAGGACGAGTACCAGGAAGATGCGGACTTTGCTGGCGCTATAAAACTTGGTATCAAGGCCCTGCATGCCGCGACAGAAGGCAAACTGGATGTGAGTGCCATCGAGATCGGTGTCGTTTCCATCGCGACCCGGATGTTCCGGAGGATGGAGAAGGAAGAGGTAAAGAGATACGTCGACCAGTTTGAAGAGTGA
- a CDS encoding nascent polypeptide-associated complex protein: MFPGKINPKKMKQMMRQMGMEMEEIEGVEKVVIYTSSGNYVFDDAQVIATTMQGVTTYQLSGEARFEEAVPEIPDEDVALVASQTGATKEDAKAALIETRGDIAEAILKLSQQ, translated from the coding sequence ATGTTTCCAGGCAAGATAAACCCAAAAAAGATGAAGCAGATGATGAGGCAGATGGGCATGGAGATGGAGGAGATCGAAGGCGTCGAGAAGGTTGTGATCTACACGTCTTCGGGAAACTACGTCTTTGACGATGCCCAGGTCATCGCTACGACGATGCAGGGGGTCACCACATACCAGCTCAGCGGCGAAGCCCGGTTTGAGGAGGCCGTCCCGGAGATCCCCGACGAAGACGTCGCCCTCGTCGCATCCCAGACAGGCGCAACGAAAGAGGACGCAAAGGCGGCGCTCATCGAGACCCGCGGCGATATCGCCGAAGCAATCCTGAAACTCTCGCAGCAATGA
- a CDS encoding tRNA (adenine-N1)-methyltransferase has translation MIEIGERLLLVGKDREYFMTAGEGQFSTDRGMIDLLALVGMNPGDEIRTHLDVPFTVLRPRPTDFFVHARRSGAPMLPKDIGMVIAYTGMNRDDRVLDAGTGSGVAAIYFGKIAREVKTYEVRPEFARLAERNIREARLDNVEVIAADMLDATGEFDVVHLDLGLSREHVEHAYSILSPGGYLACYTPFLEHTFTALDAATPLFRDVHCYECMERELMRSARGTRPSTRVAHSGYITIARK, from the coding sequence ATGATCGAGATCGGCGAACGTCTTCTGCTTGTCGGCAAAGACCGTGAGTACTTCATGACGGCGGGCGAGGGGCAGTTCTCGACCGACCGGGGGATGATCGATCTTCTGGCGCTCGTGGGCATGAATCCGGGAGATGAGATCCGGACTCACCTCGATGTCCCGTTCACCGTTCTGCGGCCCCGGCCGACCGATTTCTTCGTTCACGCAAGACGGAGCGGAGCCCCCATGCTCCCAAAGGACATCGGGATGGTCATCGCCTATACCGGGATGAACCGCGACGACCGCGTTCTTGATGCCGGCACGGGGAGCGGGGTTGCCGCGATCTACTTCGGAAAGATTGCCCGTGAGGTGAAGACCTACGAGGTGCGCCCTGAGTTTGCCCGGCTTGCGGAGCGAAACATCAGGGAAGCCCGTCTCGATAACGTCGAGGTGATCGCTGCCGATATGCTTGATGCAACCGGCGAGTTTGACGTCGTCCACCTGGATCTCGGTCTTTCGCGAGAGCACGTGGAGCACGCCTACTCGATCCTCTCGCCCGGCGGATACCTCGCCTGCTACACGCCGTTCCTCGAGCACACATTCACTGCGCTCGACGCCGCAACGCCGCTCTTCCGCGACGTCCACTGCTACGAGTGCATGGAGAGAGAACTGATGCGCTCCGCCCGCGGGACCCGGCCGTCGACCAGGGTCGCCCACAGCGGCTACATCACGATCGCACGAAAATAG
- a CDS encoding NAD(P)H-hydrate dehydratase, with product MREFLETGIIDAGRMKAVEGNAVALGLPPLLMMESAGRATADAVLSYKPSRVLVLCGRGNNGGDGMVAARYLQHLDAVDVVYPDCGSMTASTTTQLSLLRHCSVSLHPIRCAADIDRLAPLFDSADLIVDAMLGTGISGAVREPFATLVARANASGAPIIAVDVPTPGIRAARILSFHRSKVEGADVVDIGIPLEAEVYTGPGDLTFLPARAPGAHKGAGGEVLVVGGGPYQGAPYIAAMGALRAGADIVRIASPAYIPMPDLIYERLEGSVITADHLETILPLVERADVVVCGMGLGKASHDVVLAIAEAAKRAVFDADALVRPLPTAKETIYTPHGGEFARMTGTDLPSDLIARGRCVKAAATTGTILLKGPVDIISDGVRVRFNRTGAPAMTAGGTGDLLAGITGALFCQLPAFEAASIAAYVCGRAGMRAAEERGNGLIATDMLEYIPDELFRERSPE from the coding sequence ATGCGCGAGTTTCTGGAGACCGGCATCATCGATGCCGGCAGGATGAAGGCAGTCGAGGGGAATGCCGTTGCGCTCGGGCTGCCGCCGCTTCTGATGATGGAGAGCGCCGGGCGGGCGACTGCGGATGCAGTCCTCTCCTACAAACCCTCCCGTGTCCTCGTCCTCTGCGGGAGGGGGAACAACGGCGGCGACGGGATGGTTGCGGCCCGCTACCTCCAGCACCTCGATGCAGTCGATGTCGTCTATCCCGACTGCGGTTCGATGACCGCCTCGACCACCACCCAACTCTCCCTCCTCCGGCACTGCTCCGTCTCCCTCCATCCTATCAGGTGCGCCGCCGATATCGATCGGCTCGCCCCGCTCTTTGACTCGGCCGATCTCATCGTCGATGCAATGCTCGGCACCGGGATATCCGGCGCGGTGCGGGAGCCGTTTGCAACCCTCGTCGCCCGGGCGAACGCGAGCGGCGCGCCCATCATTGCCGTCGACGTCCCTACCCCCGGGATCAGGGCGGCAAGGATCCTCTCGTTCCACCGGTCAAAAGTTGAGGGTGCGGACGTCGTGGATATCGGCATCCCGCTCGAGGCCGAGGTCTACACCGGTCCCGGCGATCTCACCTTCCTCCCGGCACGCGCGCCCGGGGCCCACAAGGGTGCCGGCGGCGAGGTCCTCGTCGTCGGAGGCGGCCCCTATCAGGGGGCGCCCTACATCGCCGCAATGGGAGCGCTCCGTGCCGGGGCGGATATCGTCCGGATCGCCTCGCCTGCGTATATCCCCATGCCGGACCTGATCTACGAGCGCCTGGAGGGGAGCGTGATCACAGCCGATCACCTGGAGACGATCCTCCCCCTCGTCGAGCGGGCCGATGTCGTCGTCTGCGGGATGGGGCTTGGCAAAGCGAGCCACGATGTCGTCCTCGCCATCGCGGAGGCGGCGAAGCGAGCGGTCTTCGATGCCGATGCGCTCGTCCGTCCCCTTCCGACGGCAAAGGAGACGATCTACACCCCGCATGGGGGCGAGTTCGCCCGGATGACGGGTACGGACCTCCCGTCGGATCTTATTGCGCGTGGCCGATGCGTGAAGGCCGCCGCGACGACGGGGACCATCCTGCTCAAAGGCCCGGTCGATATCATATCCGACGGGGTACGGGTCAGGTTCAACCGGACAGGGGCCCCCGCGATGACCGCCGGTGGGACGGGCGACCTGCTTGCCGGCATTACCGGGGCGCTCTTCTGTCAACTTCCCGCGTTCGAGGCGGCTTCGATTGCAGCCTACGTCTGCGGCAGGGCCGGGATGCGGGCCGCAGAGGAGCGGGGGAACGGACTGATCGCGACCGATATGCTCGAGTACATCCCGGACGAACTCTTCCGGGAGAGATCGCCAGAGTGA